One genomic segment of Rubripirellula tenax includes these proteins:
- a CDS encoding glycoside hydrolase family 43 protein: MNHFKRVLQAGLLLAIAIPSAIAAEKPNVATASDENQGVVDPSRTGNWGDQGDGTYRNPVLESNYPDNDVIRVGDTFYMMSSTNHQTPGMIILKSKDLVSWEFSSTIMPAPITYSDQFDMGHKKSMENRGTWAGSFGFNGEHYFAYWCFNQLHRAADRKDRRQLLTIVYSKADSMEGKWSEPKEIRFKDGASIDSTDPGVFWDQETNKAYLAAHGKYIYEMSWDGTRLLDNRNEGILVEGDLHGEAVKLYKFDGWYYYMNAHWHDHEGVRQRMATFGRAKQMSGPWEVRLAMENGNGTDRCPSQGTLLKLDDGSWWFIHQLARGSDEERYTGRPQMLEPVAWKDGWPLIGVDTDGDGIGEVVWKHKKPIDGFPVTAPASDDDFDGPLLGLQWLWRFNPHVERYSLTERPGYLRLKSCVRSLQGTPESLNHLPNLLGQRLMGQKANVITAKFDLSGMVAGQESGFHVSAKENNSIGVKKPQDGNLQLFFKHGDPAQPKVVKGPRIEQSEIWFRSTIDDGLADFSYSLDGETFLPLGSQVRLRFSGFTPNLVGFYSLNAIEAGHVDVDWFTFDYDGPKAAVKQ; this comes from the coding sequence ATGAATCATTTCAAACGCGTCCTTCAAGCCGGACTCTTGCTGGCGATTGCCATTCCGTCAGCGATCGCTGCTGAGAAACCGAATGTTGCCACCGCCAGCGATGAGAACCAGGGCGTTGTCGATCCGTCGCGGACCGGCAACTGGGGGGACCAGGGAGACGGCACCTACCGCAACCCGGTCTTGGAATCCAACTATCCAGACAACGATGTGATTCGCGTTGGCGATACGTTCTACATGATGTCTTCGACAAATCATCAAACGCCTGGCATGATCATCCTCAAGTCGAAGGATTTGGTGAGCTGGGAGTTTTCAAGCACGATTATGCCGGCACCCATCACGTACAGCGATCAGTTTGACATGGGGCACAAGAAGTCGATGGAGAATCGTGGTACTTGGGCAGGTTCATTTGGTTTCAATGGCGAACACTATTTTGCCTACTGGTGTTTTAACCAACTGCACCGCGCCGCTGACAGAAAAGACAGACGTCAGCTCTTAACAATCGTCTATTCCAAAGCGGACAGTATGGAGGGAAAATGGTCGGAGCCCAAAGAAATTCGATTCAAGGATGGCGCGTCGATCGACAGTACTGATCCAGGCGTCTTCTGGGATCAGGAAACGAACAAAGCCTATCTCGCAGCGCACGGTAAATACATTTACGAAATGTCCTGGGACGGCACTCGACTACTGGATAATCGGAACGAAGGAATTTTGGTTGAAGGCGATTTGCACGGTGAGGCGGTGAAACTGTACAAGTTCGACGGTTGGTACTACTACATGAACGCTCACTGGCACGATCACGAGGGTGTCCGCCAACGGATGGCCACGTTCGGGCGAGCCAAACAAATGTCAGGCCCCTGGGAAGTTCGTTTGGCAATGGAAAACGGAAACGGGACCGACCGCTGTCCCTCGCAAGGGACATTACTGAAGCTGGATGACGGATCATGGTGGTTCATTCACCAGCTCGCACGAGGCAGCGATGAAGAACGCTATACCGGTCGGCCCCAAATGCTTGAGCCGGTAGCCTGGAAAGACGGCTGGCCACTGATTGGTGTCGACACCGATGGCGACGGAATCGGTGAAGTCGTCTGGAAGCACAAGAAACCGATCGATGGGTTTCCGGTAACAGCGCCAGCATCGGACGATGATTTCGACGGCCCGCTATTGGGGCTGCAATGGCTGTGGCGTTTCAACCCACACGTCGAGCGATACTCTTTGACCGAGCGGCCCGGCTATCTGCGTTTGAAGTCTTGCGTACGCAGTCTTCAAGGCACGCCCGAGAGCCTGAACCATTTGCCGAATTTATTGGGCCAACGATTGATGGGGCAGAAAGCCAACGTGATCACCGCCAAGTTTGATCTATCAGGCATGGTTGCTGGGCAAGAAAGCGGATTTCATGTATCGGCGAAAGAGAACAACAGCATCGGTGTCAAGAAACCACAAGACGGAAACCTACAGCTGTTCTTCAAGCACGGTGATCCCGCGCAGCCCAAGGTTGTTAAGGGACCGCGCATCGAGCAGTCGGAAATTTGGTTCCGCAGCACCATCGACGACGGCCTCGCTGATTTCTCCTACAGCCTCGACGGCGAAACATTCCTGCCGCTTGGAAGCCAAGTACGGCTACGTTTTTCAGGCTTCACGCCCAACTTGGTAGGCTTTTACTCGCTAAACGCAATCGAAGCAGGCCACGTTGATGTTGACTGGTTTACCTTCGACTACGACGGTCCCAAAGCAGCGGTAAAACAATGA
- a CDS encoding sulfatase family protein — translation MRNFILTALLACGLSVQAAERPNIVLIFIDDMGYGDVSPFDNEILRTPNIEAMAQRGRTFTEFYASPVCTMSRASLLTGCYHARISMPSVLQPTSEIGLNPDETNLANLLKAKGYATACIGKWHLGHQTEFLPNQQGFDTYFGIPYSNNMTDDYMKGKAPPLPLYENDRIAETEPDQSQFTKRFTERAIRFITDHQDEPFFVYLPHPMIHTPLFASEEFKGKSTMGILGDAIEEIDWSVGQINDTIDRLGLAENTLVIFTSDNGPAHHPAGKLRGVKGSTHEGGVRVPTVMSWPGKIRPGTTCRQITGTIDILPTVANLASADLDPARPIDGSDISSLLFDAHPAPVRETQLYYGWSQTGRLDAIRQGKWKLFLGSGDQPPKRYDNRPTNHRTRPVGEFETALFDLEADPYETTDVREKHPEIAARLKAEAAKRGAEISTNARPVGKLNQAESN, via the coding sequence ATGCGGAATTTCATTCTTACAGCACTGCTTGCCTGCGGGTTGTCTGTTCAAGCAGCCGAACGTCCGAACATTGTCCTCATCTTCATTGACGATATGGGGTACGGCGACGTCAGCCCGTTCGACAACGAAATTCTTCGCACACCGAACATTGAGGCGATGGCACAGCGGGGGCGAACGTTTACCGAATTCTACGCCAGTCCCGTTTGCACGATGTCGCGGGCGAGTTTGTTGACGGGATGCTATCACGCTCGTATTTCAATGCCATCGGTCTTGCAGCCGACTTCAGAGATCGGACTCAACCCAGACGAAACGAACCTCGCCAATTTGTTGAAAGCCAAAGGTTATGCAACGGCCTGCATTGGAAAATGGCATCTCGGACATCAAACCGAATTCCTTCCCAATCAGCAAGGATTCGATACGTACTTCGGCATTCCGTACAGCAACAACATGACGGACGACTACATGAAGGGAAAAGCTCCGCCGCTTCCCCTTTATGAAAACGACAGGATCGCCGAAACCGAACCCGACCAATCGCAATTCACCAAACGGTTTACCGAGCGTGCCATTCGTTTCATCACCGACCATCAAGACGAACCATTCTTCGTCTACTTGCCGCACCCGATGATTCACACGCCCTTGTTTGCGTCGGAAGAATTCAAAGGCAAAAGCACGATGGGAATCTTGGGCGACGCGATCGAAGAAATTGATTGGTCAGTGGGGCAGATCAACGACACGATCGACCGACTAGGACTTGCCGAAAACACTCTGGTCATTTTCACCTCCGACAACGGTCCCGCCCATCATCCCGCTGGAAAGTTGCGTGGCGTCAAAGGAAGCACTCACGAGGGCGGTGTTCGCGTCCCCACTGTGATGAGTTGGCCGGGAAAAATCCGGCCAGGAACGACCTGTCGTCAGATCACAGGCACCATCGATATCTTGCCAACGGTCGCAAACTTGGCATCGGCGGACTTGGATCCGGCACGACCGATTGATGGGTCTGACATTTCAAGTCTGTTGTTTGACGCCCATCCCGCTCCGGTACGTGAGACCCAACTGTACTACGGATGGAGCCAAACGGGGCGACTGGACGCAATTCGACAGGGCAAATGGAAACTGTTCTTGGGATCCGGTGACCAACCTCCCAAGCGATACGACAATCGTCCGACGAACCATCGAACCCGTCCGGTCGGCGAATTCGAAACCGCGCTCTTTGACCTCGAGGCGGATCCCTACGAAACGACCGACGTCCGGGAAAAACATCCCGAAATCGCAGCACGACTAAAGGCGGAAGCTGCGAAACGCGGTGCCGAAATTTCGACCAACGCACGTCCTGTTGGAAAACTCAACCAGGCGGAATCCAACTGA
- a CDS encoding glycosyl hydrolase, giving the protein MMKLSGALAFVLAIHVALSASAIAQSPIAQSPVEATFRNPPDAARPYTWWHWMNGHVSKAGITKDLEAMKAVGLGGYQQFDVGAAMPAGPIVYNSPKYHELLKFAFAEADRLGLDAGFNNASGWSSSGGPWVTPEDSMKTLVWSEATVAAAAKDRTPNIQLATPELRESQRKDAKGKPNDFYRDIAVLAFPAPANLKYRIANWEEKALLVSKAKAEDFSPDHREAPTRAIIRRDSIVNLTSKMDESGKLDWNPPAGEWIIMRVGYASTRAMNKPGSRGGVGLEIDKLSRAAAEVHWDALIEKVIADASRLPAFTTILIDSYEVGMQNWTDAMADEFASRRGYDITPYLVCLSGRPIDDSTTTERVLWDLRKTVAELMHENYFGYYAEKCHDHGLQLAIEPYGSGSFDATATTLLADVPMTEFWRGPVRNLWQWTSQVVPGGAHLSGRHVVGAEAFTSLKGDWTAHPYTLKKYGDWAMAQGVNRYYLHTFAHQPFDDDVLPGMSMGRFGGNFHRNNTWFMKSRSWMDSIARCQALMQAGTFQADVLALYGDERGFNNFLGPVERPDIKPIPGLKVDLGGMGSLGRLSVDETGDIRVTYEGTLLDTRYKMLVLKRADLMTADHVATLGRLADDGAAIFAPRPLRSPSLEDHAEEDETIESLAKQYWDTHLIRASNEFTEAATSLVADCELPEDMVFNRHRIDADDYYFVANQLDSQREIEATFRVTGKGPELWNPITGGVIEAPNWKLTSDGRTQVQMTLAPLESLFVVFREPTTQKSRSTRYSTFKTLQTLNEWTIRFDPEWGPQEPISVDSLQSWHENADEKIKYYSGSATYQTSFDLASMESRIVLDLGEVGVIAKTSLNGKSMGSVWKPPFQVDVTEGAKTGTNLLEIEVTNLWVNRLIGDERFPSHGNPWPKWLSDTIPTPADVARKTFVVHSHWKPTDPLLPSGLIGPVTLRLKKSPE; this is encoded by the coding sequence ATGATGAAACTCTCCGGCGCGCTCGCGTTTGTCTTGGCGATTCATGTCGCCTTGAGCGCATCGGCAATCGCACAGTCCCCGATCGCACAGTCCCCGGTCGAAGCGACTTTCCGCAATCCGCCCGATGCCGCTCGCCCCTACACTTGGTGGCACTGGATGAACGGGCATGTGTCCAAAGCCGGAATCACAAAAGACCTCGAAGCGATGAAGGCGGTCGGTCTTGGTGGCTATCAGCAATTTGATGTGGGTGCCGCGATGCCCGCCGGACCGATCGTTTACAACTCGCCGAAGTATCACGAACTGCTGAAGTTTGCGTTTGCAGAAGCCGATCGTCTGGGGCTGGACGCGGGTTTCAACAATGCGTCGGGGTGGTCCAGCAGTGGCGGCCCCTGGGTCACGCCGGAGGACTCGATGAAAACGCTCGTTTGGAGCGAAGCGACGGTTGCCGCCGCAGCCAAAGATCGCACACCCAACATTCAACTGGCGACGCCCGAACTTCGCGAGTCACAACGCAAAGATGCCAAGGGAAAGCCAAACGATTTCTATCGCGACATCGCAGTGCTGGCGTTTCCCGCACCGGCGAACCTGAAGTATCGAATTGCGAATTGGGAAGAAAAGGCACTCCTGGTATCGAAAGCCAAAGCGGAAGATTTTTCCCCCGATCATCGCGAAGCTCCCACCAGGGCGATCATCCGGCGTGATTCCATTGTCAATCTGACCAGCAAAATGGACGAATCCGGAAAGCTCGACTGGAATCCGCCCGCCGGCGAATGGATCATCATGCGAGTGGGCTACGCGTCGACTCGAGCGATGAACAAGCCGGGGTCTCGCGGCGGGGTCGGACTGGAAATCGACAAACTCAGTCGAGCAGCGGCAGAGGTTCATTGGGATGCGTTGATTGAAAAAGTCATTGCCGACGCCAGTCGACTCCCAGCCTTCACGACCATTCTGATCGACAGCTATGAAGTCGGAATGCAAAACTGGACGGATGCGATGGCGGATGAATTTGCATCGCGCCGAGGCTACGACATCACACCGTACCTCGTCTGTCTGTCGGGGCGCCCGATCGACGATAGCACCACCACCGAACGCGTCCTGTGGGACCTTCGCAAGACGGTGGCCGAGTTGATGCACGAAAACTACTTTGGCTACTACGCCGAGAAGTGTCATGACCACGGGTTGCAGTTGGCGATTGAGCCGTATGGAAGCGGATCGTTCGACGCCACCGCCACCACGCTGCTTGCGGACGTGCCCATGACTGAATTTTGGCGGGGCCCCGTCCGCAATTTGTGGCAATGGACAAGTCAAGTCGTTCCCGGCGGCGCGCATCTTTCAGGTCGGCATGTGGTCGGCGCGGAAGCGTTCACGAGTTTGAAAGGTGATTGGACCGCGCACCCCTACACGCTGAAGAAATACGGTGACTGGGCCATGGCACAAGGAGTCAACCGCTATTACTTGCATACCTTCGCGCACCAACCGTTCGATGACGATGTGTTGCCCGGAATGTCCATGGGACGTTTCGGCGGCAACTTCCATCGCAACAACACCTGGTTCATGAAATCACGCTCGTGGATGGACTCGATCGCTCGATGCCAAGCATTGATGCAGGCGGGAACCTTCCAAGCCGATGTGCTCGCACTCTACGGCGATGAACGGGGATTCAATAATTTCCTAGGCCCAGTCGAGCGACCGGATATCAAGCCGATTCCGGGTTTGAAGGTCGACCTGGGCGGCATGGGTTCACTGGGCCGACTGTCGGTCGACGAAACCGGCGATATTCGTGTGACCTACGAAGGCACGCTCTTGGATACTCGGTACAAAATGCTGGTGCTTAAGCGTGCCGATTTAATGACCGCGGATCACGTTGCGACGTTGGGGCGTCTCGCCGACGATGGTGCCGCGATCTTTGCACCGCGACCACTGCGGTCTCCCTCCCTAGAAGACCATGCCGAGGAAGACGAAACCATCGAGTCCCTCGCCAAACAGTATTGGGACACGCACTTGATTCGCGCGTCGAATGAATTCACAGAGGCGGCTACCTCGCTGGTTGCCGATTGTGAATTGCCAGAAGACATGGTTTTTAACCGGCACCGAATCGACGCCGACGACTATTACTTTGTTGCCAACCAGCTAGACAGCCAGCGGGAAATTGAAGCAACGTTTCGAGTCACTGGCAAAGGCCCCGAACTCTGGAATCCGATCACCGGAGGCGTCATTGAGGCACCGAACTGGAAGCTCACTTCCGATGGCCGCACGCAAGTTCAAATGACACTGGCACCCCTGGAATCACTGTTTGTCGTTTTCCGAGAACCAACCACGCAAAAGAGCCGATCGACTCGCTATTCAACATTCAAAACACTCCAAACCTTGAACGAGTGGACGATCCGGTTTGATCCGGAATGGGGACCGCAGGAACCGATCTCGGTTGACTCATTGCAGTCTTGGCACGAAAACGCCGACGAAAAAATCAAATACTATTCGGGCTCCGCAACGTATCAAACTTCATTCGATCTCGCTTCGATGGAATCTCGCATTGTTTTGGACCTTGGCGAGGTCGGCGTCATTGCAAAAACATCTCTCAACGGGAAATCGATGGGGTCGGTGTGGAAGCCGCCATTTCAAGTTGATGTGACCGAAGGTGCCAAAACGGGAACCAACCTGCTTGAGATCGAAGTCACGAATCTTTGGGTCAACCGGCTGATCGGCGACGAGCGGTTTCCCTCGCACGGGAATCCATGGCCAAAGTGGTTGAGCGACACAATTCCGACGCCAGCGGACGTGGCACGGAAAACGTTTGTCGTTCACTCGCATTGGAAACCGACTGATCCGCTGCTGCCCTCGGGTCTGATCGGCCCGGTAACGCTCCGCTTAAAAAAGTCCCCCGAAT
- a CDS encoding sulfatase family protein, giving the protein MNKFLTICLSLLWLSPSSVHAADDRPNIIVFYTDDHGHADLSCQGFLTDIKTPNVDALARSGVLARNGYSTAPQCIPSRAGLLVGKFLSKFGVEANGASLKGFDDELTIAERLQSAGYVTAQFGKWHLGPGPRITDHGFKHVFNQNSQQPFSSNITLDGEDREMSSLPPEMYHVDGCSRAAASLIHRYKDNPFFLYVAYRAPHVPLDATRKYLDRFPGKMPERRRQALAMLSAVDDGVGLITATLAEHNLTEKTLIFYIGDNGAPLKIYKRDAPGGGPGWDGSLNDPLNGEKGMLAEGGMHTPFVVSWPGTITAGQVYEHPISALDVAATTAALAKIQTKPGDLDGVNLIPFLSGKNTAAPHNFLTWRWGAQSAIREGNWKLLRGGDREYLYDLDADIEEQHNLAAKHPTIASALRKKLSAWAEQLNPPGLDASRMTQAATNYFDFYLDGKEPTLRKNP; this is encoded by the coding sequence TTGAACAAGTTTCTCACTATCTGTCTTTCTTTGCTTTGGCTTTCGCCATCATCGGTTCATGCCGCAGATGATCGGCCAAATATCATCGTGTTCTACACGGACGACCACGGCCACGCCGACTTGTCTTGTCAAGGATTTCTTACTGACATCAAGACGCCCAATGTTGATGCGTTGGCACGGAGCGGTGTCTTGGCGAGAAATGGATACAGCACCGCGCCGCAGTGCATTCCGTCGCGGGCGGGGTTGCTGGTCGGTAAGTTTCTGTCCAAGTTCGGTGTGGAAGCAAACGGCGCGTCATTGAAAGGTTTCGACGACGAACTTACCATCGCCGAGCGACTGCAATCGGCAGGTTACGTTACGGCACAATTCGGCAAATGGCATCTCGGCCCCGGACCTCGGATCACCGATCATGGTTTCAAGCATGTCTTCAACCAGAATTCGCAACAACCGTTTTCATCAAACATCACTTTGGATGGCGAGGATCGCGAGATGTCGAGCCTGCCACCAGAGATGTATCACGTTGATGGATGCAGCCGCGCCGCCGCGTCACTGATCCATCGCTACAAAGACAATCCGTTCTTCTTGTACGTGGCCTATCGAGCTCCGCACGTTCCGCTTGATGCGACTCGAAAGTACCTCGATCGATTTCCTGGGAAGATGCCCGAACGCAGACGTCAAGCCCTCGCGATGTTGTCAGCCGTCGATGACGGGGTTGGACTGATCACCGCAACGCTCGCCGAACACAACCTGACTGAGAAAACTTTGATCTTTTACATCGGCGACAATGGAGCGCCATTGAAAATCTACAAACGTGATGCGCCCGGCGGTGGCCCCGGTTGGGACGGTTCGCTCAACGATCCACTTAACGGAGAGAAGGGGATGCTAGCCGAAGGCGGCATGCACACACCGTTCGTTGTCTCGTGGCCGGGAACGATCACCGCTGGCCAAGTTTACGAACACCCAATCAGTGCCTTGGACGTGGCCGCTACGACTGCGGCGCTGGCCAAAATTCAAACCAAACCAGGTGATCTGGACGGCGTTAACTTAATTCCGTTCTTGAGTGGCAAAAACACGGCCGCGCCGCACAATTTCCTAACGTGGCGCTGGGGTGCCCAGTCCGCCATCCGCGAAGGTAACTGGAAACTTCTGCGGGGCGGCGATCGCGAGTACTTGTATGACTTGGATGCGGACATCGAAGAGCAACACAATTTGGCAGCGAAGCATCCAACGATCGCGTCGGCTCTGCGTAAAAAGCTTTCCGCCTGGGCGGAACAACTCAATCCGCCGGGGCTAGATGCAAGCCGCATGACGCAAGCGGCCACAAACTACTTCGACTTTTACCTCGATGGAAAAGAGCCGACCCTCCGAAAGAACCCATGA
- a CDS encoding sulfatase-like hydrolase/transferase — translation MTNRCLFIHGIVGAYLVLLMTGSASATDPQRPNILLFYVDDLAYNDIGCYRYPGDLVEGQLAEDDAPAPYPEKSAYAAANQASEIIKGKLISITPNLDALAQQGVKLTCYHSPSSVCSPSRLALLTGRTPSRFGLGGIISNKMDAGIPSRENTIPEMLKSVGYRTAAFGKWHLGKAEQHQPTLHGFDLYEPSSGQRETELLRLTQKTMAFIEKPHDDPFFVYFACHQPHYRNVAHPDFVGSVDKLLGKRRYLKGDRTTDTVEISSDYHDVVHELDHRIGQMLKHLDELGIADQTLVVFTSDNGSWSNHPKARQGVPGISGTGYPYRGAKFEAYEGSTRVPAIVRFPGVVPKNAISSEPVTGLDWWKTFADIAGAEIPSDRELDGFNVWPFLTGLPAVTSPRPFVPHDRGKGIVAISDRGLKQFSNRLIDIGKDQSELNDVSDSHPERSIAMKQQMDKTNARIRSDSPMLEPATRQSIITSIDQPYLNIASGETSSFTIAMNVAPDGPLTVNFHKRSGVESIELAPTSLTFTPTNWRSPQRVTVTAKIDDLDGCAVYVAEAANDIPIREIFLRHRNH, via the coding sequence ATGACAAACCGCTGTCTGTTCATCCATGGCATTGTTGGCGCGTACTTGGTTTTGCTGATGACTGGATCGGCATCGGCCACTGATCCCCAACGGCCGAACATCTTGCTGTTTTACGTGGACGACTTGGCCTACAACGACATCGGCTGCTATCGATACCCTGGTGATTTGGTCGAAGGTCAGCTTGCCGAAGACGATGCACCCGCGCCCTATCCCGAAAAGAGCGCCTACGCAGCCGCCAATCAAGCGTCTGAGATCATCAAAGGGAAGCTTATCTCAATCACGCCGAACTTGGATGCCCTGGCCCAACAAGGCGTCAAGCTGACCTGCTATCACTCGCCCTCGTCTGTTTGTTCTCCCTCTCGTCTCGCCTTGTTGACCGGAAGAACACCTTCGCGATTTGGGCTCGGGGGCATCATCAGCAATAAGATGGACGCGGGAATCCCCAGTCGAGAAAACACGATTCCGGAAATGCTCAAGAGCGTTGGCTATCGCACGGCCGCATTTGGGAAGTGGCATCTTGGGAAAGCAGAACAGCATCAGCCGACGCTGCATGGCTTTGATCTCTACGAACCGAGTTCGGGGCAGCGTGAGACGGAGTTGTTGCGACTGACGCAGAAAACGATGGCGTTCATCGAAAAACCTCACGACGATCCGTTCTTCGTTTACTTTGCTTGCCATCAGCCACACTATCGTAACGTTGCTCATCCTGATTTCGTGGGCAGCGTCGACAAGTTGCTTGGCAAACGTCGTTACCTGAAAGGCGATCGCACGACCGACACCGTTGAGATTTCGAGCGACTACCACGATGTCGTTCACGAACTCGATCATCGCATCGGACAGATGCTCAAGCATCTCGATGAACTTGGCATTGCCGACCAAACTCTGGTCGTCTTCACGTCGGACAATGGATCATGGTCGAATCATCCCAAAGCACGACAAGGCGTTCCCGGCATCTCGGGCACCGGCTATCCCTACCGCGGCGCGAAATTTGAAGCTTACGAAGGAAGCACTCGAGTCCCTGCAATCGTGCGGTTTCCGGGCGTCGTTCCAAAGAATGCGATTTCATCCGAACCGGTCACCGGGCTGGACTGGTGGAAAACGTTCGCGGACATTGCCGGTGCCGAAATCCCCAGTGACCGTGAACTGGACGGTTTCAATGTCTGGCCGTTCCTGACGGGGCTTCCTGCGGTGACTTCACCACGTCCCTTTGTTCCTCACGATCGAGGCAAAGGAATTGTCGCGATTAGCGACCGAGGTCTCAAACAGTTTTCAAACCGATTGATTGATATCGGAAAAGATCAAAGCGAGCTTAATGATGTCAGCGACTCGCATCCGGAACGATCCATTGCGATGAAGCAACAAATGGACAAAACCAATGCAAGAATCCGTTCGGATTCACCGATGCTGGAGCCCGCGACGCGGCAGTCGATCATCACATCAATTGACCAGCCCTATCTGAACATCGCTTCTGGCGAAACGAGCAGTTTTACGATTGCCATGAATGTGGCTCCGGATGGGCCGTTGACGGTCAATTTCCACAAGCGAAGCGGTGTCGAGAGCATCGAACTGGCACCCACGTCACTCACATTCACGCCAACCAATTGGCGTTCGCCACAGCGAGTGACGGTCACGGCGAAAATTGACGACCTCGATGGATGTGCCGTCTATGTTGCCGAAGCGGCGAACGACATTCCTATACGCGAGATCTTTTTGCGTCATCGCAATCATTGA
- a CDS encoding sulfatase family protein: protein MNRISQRQSLFPLVFFGLMVSATICVAKPPDFVITIADDHGFHHSSVYGSPEFQTPHMQQLAADGIRFDNAYVASPACGPSRAALFTGLMPYRNGIVGNHETELKPGVESLLPQLIAQGYEVAFHGKVGHGRLMHHGAYVPDEVKRLDKDERRPIRTLTSVEAFLRDRPKDAKPLALFLGWTDTHSVWPPQREARVEPANVVIPPRIYDTPQARAEMSRYVEAAERIDRRLGETRELIAKYLDADNTLVMYTSDHGFCWPFAKWSLYETGIRTPMIVAWPGKIRPGTTTDAMVSWIDLMPTLIDLAGGGLPKDIDGKSFADVLYGKSDQHRDAIFATHKGDKGMNVYPIRSVRVGHWKYILNLHPEFAFTTHTDVLGTAGPRKPGAPSHGGKHWPSYLEAAKTAPAAAAFLHDYHSNPAEELYQIADDPFEQNNLAASPEHAEQLAELRAMVSKRMREVGDDQSLSGKPRFLKDFPLPVVLDVSKPTDKMSPSR, encoded by the coding sequence ATGAACCGCATCTCCCAACGACAATCACTGTTTCCGCTGGTGTTTTTTGGCCTGATGGTCTCGGCGACCATCTGTGTTGCCAAGCCGCCGGACTTCGTGATCACGATCGCGGACGATCACGGCTTCCATCATTCGTCTGTTTATGGATCGCCTGAATTCCAGACTCCCCACATGCAACAACTGGCTGCCGACGGCATTCGGTTTGACAATGCGTACGTGGCCTCGCCGGCATGTGGGCCAAGCCGAGCGGCTTTGTTCACTGGACTGATGCCCTACCGCAACGGGATCGTCGGCAATCACGAGACTGAACTGAAACCCGGCGTTGAATCGTTGTTGCCACAACTGATCGCACAGGGCTATGAAGTCGCATTCCATGGAAAAGTCGGCCACGGTCGGCTGATGCATCACGGGGCCTATGTTCCCGACGAAGTGAAGCGACTGGACAAAGACGAACGTCGCCCCATCCGAACGTTGACGAGTGTCGAAGCGTTCTTGCGAGATCGGCCGAAAGACGCCAAGCCGCTGGCACTGTTCCTGGGTTGGACCGACACGCATTCAGTTTGGCCGCCTCAGCGGGAAGCTCGCGTCGAACCCGCCAATGTTGTGATTCCACCTCGCATCTACGACACGCCCCAGGCTCGGGCCGAAATGTCGCGGTACGTCGAAGCGGCCGAACGGATCGACCGCCGACTTGGAGAAACGCGGGAACTGATCGCGAAGTACTTGGATGCCGACAACACCTTGGTTATGTACACATCCGACCATGGTTTCTGTTGGCCATTCGCCAAATGGTCGCTTTACGAAACCGGAATTCGCACACCGATGATCGTCGCTTGGCCCGGTAAAATTCGACCGGGAACGACGACTGATGCGATGGTCAGTTGGATCGATCTTATGCCGACATTGATCGACCTAGCAGGTGGCGGACTTCCCAAGGATATCGATGGCAAATCGTTTGCCGATGTTCTGTACGGCAAGTCCGATCAACATCGCGACGCAATCTTTGCCACGCACAAGGGCGACAAGGGCATGAACGTGTATCCGATTCGCTCGGTGCGTGTTGGCCATTGGAAGTACATTTTGAACCTGCATCCCGAGTTCGCATTTACGACTCATACTGATGTGCTCGGCACAGCCGGGCCACGCAAGCCGGGAGCTCCCAGCCACGGCGGCAAGCACTGGCCGTCCTACCTCGAAGCCGCCAAGACCGCCCCAGCCGCCGCGGCGTTCCTGCACGACTATCACAGTAATCCCGCCGAAGAACTCTATCAAATCGCGGATGACCCGTTCGAGCAAAACAACCTTGCGGCATCGCCCGAACACGCCGAGCAGTTGGCGGAACTGCGAGCCATGGTTTCCAAACGAATGCGGGAAGTCGGCGATGACCAATCCCTCAGCGGCAAGCCACGTTTCCTGAAAGACTTCCCGTTGCCTGTTGTACTTGATGTGTCCAAGCCCACCGACAAGATGAGTCCCTCTCGATAA